A stretch of DNA from Synechococcus sp. JA-3-3Ab:
TTGTAGATGCGCCGGGGATCCCATCCCGTAAAATGGGATCACCCCGATGAGCCTTCTTTGCTTGGCTAGACCTATGGACATCATCACCTTTGGCTGGGTTGCCGTTGCGGCTTTCTTCGCCCTTTCCATTGCCTTCGTGGTTTGGGGCCGTAACGGCATGTAGCCCCAAGCATCCCCCTTGTCCTTCGCTACCTCTGGCTCTATGGAAACCGACTTGCCCTGGGTGGCCCGCCTTGCGTATGGGAGCATCTTTTTGCTCTTGACGGCTGTAACGGTGGGCGTTGGCTACATCACCTTTATCGACTGGCGGGATCGGCGGCGGCGCAACGAGGCAGAACGGCAGGCTCGCCGCTCCAAGCGTCGCTAGCTCCTGGGGTTCTGGGAGAGGGGCCAAGAAGTTTCTCATCTCAATCCGGCTTACCGCCAACAACCCTCAGAGTAGGAGAGGCTACCGGGGGCAAGGGATCCTCAGGCTGGAGGCAAGAGAGCTCTTGCAGGAGGCTCTGGTTGGCTTCCCAGAGAGCTTGCAGGTTGTAGCCAGCGTAGGTGGGCAGAAAGTCGGCCAGCTTGCGGTTGGCCTCCCCC
This window harbors:
- a CDS encoding cytochrome b6-f complex subunit PetN, producing the protein MDIITFGWVAVAAFFALSIAFVVWGRNGM